The following coding sequences are from one Solea solea chromosome 11, fSolSol10.1, whole genome shotgun sequence window:
- the tnni1a gene encoding troponin I, slow skeletal muscle — MLKSLMVAKAKEELEQEIVDKEEEKHKYLAERAPPLNTSGLSLAQLQDLCRELHAKIDVVDEERYDIEAKVMLNKREIKDLNIKVLDLRGKFKRPSLRRVRVSADAILRSLLGSKHKVSMDLRANLKSVKKEDTEKKRPVEDSDWRKNVEAMSGMEGRKKMFDAAKGSAQ; from the exons ATGCTGAAG AGTCTGATGGTGGCGAAGGCCAAAGAGGAGCTAGAGCAGGAGATTGTtgacaaagaggaggagaaacacaaGTACCTGGCAGAGAGAGCTCCGCCCCTCAACACCAGCGGCCTGAGCCTCGCacagctgcag GATCTCTGCAGGGAGCTTCACGCCAAAATAGACGTGGTGGACGAGGAGCGATACGACATCGAAGCCAAAGTGATGCTGAACAAACGCGAG ATTAAAGATCTGAACATCAAGGTGCTGGACCTCAGAGGGAAGTTCAAGAGGCCCAGCCTGCGGCGCGTGCGCGTGTCGGCCGACGCCATCCTCCGCTCACTGCTGGGCTCCAAACACAAAGTGTCCATGGACCTGCGGGCCAACCTCAAGTCTGTGAAGAAAGAGGACACGGAGAAG AAGCGGCCGGTTGAAGACAGTGACTGGAGGAAGAACGTGGAGGCCATGTCAGGGATGGAGGGAAGGAAAAAGATGTTTGACGCTGCTAAAGGTTCCGCTCAGTGA